In a genomic window of Vigna angularis cultivar LongXiaoDou No.4 chromosome 6, ASM1680809v1, whole genome shotgun sequence:
- the LOC108342689 gene encoding defensin-like protein 311 yields MAKVSVHQVALFVFLILVASGFMQQAFSKGDQCKVNKDCVKACSYRPHCPSLCLDGYCLCNCGSTKMDVQYNVNKPF; encoded by the exons ATGGCGAAAGTTTCAGTTCATCAAGTGGCACTCTTTGTGTTCCTAATTCTGGTTGCTTCTG gtTTTATGCAACAAGCTTTTTCTAAAGGCGATCAATGCAAAGTGAACAAAGATTGTGTGAAAGCTTGTAGTTACCGCCCACATTGCCCTTCGCTGTGCCTCGACGGATATTGCCTTTGCAACTGCGGATCTACAAAAATGGATGTACAATACAACGTTAACAAACCCTTCTAG